One Nocardioides dongkuii genomic window, CCGGTCGAGGGCTCGCTGCCGGTCGGGGCGGCGCGGGTCGACCCCGAGGCGCTCGATCGGCTGGCCGCGCCCGCCGACCGGGTCGCGCACTGGGAGTCCCGGCTCGCCGCCGTCCGCGCCGTCCGGCAGGATCGTCGTCCGTGACCGAGCCTTCCCCCAGCGCCTCGCCCAGCACCGCGCTGGCGCGCAGCGTCGTCCGGGCGCTGCTCGACGGGGGGGTGAGCGAGGTCGTGGTCTCCCCGGGGTCGCGCAACGCCCCGCTGTCCTTCGCCGTCCACGACGCCGAGGCGGCCGGGCTGGTGCGGCTGCACACCCGGGTCGACGAGCGGTCCGCGGGGTTCCTCGCGCTCGGGCTGAGCAAGGTCGGGGCGCGCGCCGCGGTCGTGTGCACCTCGGGCACCGCGGTCGCCAACCTGCACCCGGCGGTGCTCGAGGCCGCCCATGCCGGCGTCCCGCTCGTCGTGGTCACCGCCGACCGCCCGACGCGGCTGCACGGCACCAGCGCCAACCAGACGACCGAGCAGGTGGGCGTCTTCGGGCCGCTCGTCGCCACCTTGGACCTGGACGCGCCCGGGCCGGTGCCGCTCGCCGACGAGGGCCCCACGCACCTCAACGTCCGGCTCGACGACCCGCTCGTCCCGACCGACCGGTGGCTGCCGTGAGTGCGCCGGCGCTCCCGGTGATCCCGCTCGGGCCGCGCACCGTGGTGGTGGCCGGGGACGACGCCGGGCCGCCGCCGCGGGTGCTCGCGCAGGACGCCGACTGGCCGCTGCTCGCCGAGCCGACCAGCGGGTCGCGCACCGGCACCCACGCGCTGCGCTGCTACCGGCTGCTCCTCGACGGCGAGCTCGGCGCGCAGGTCGAGCGGGTCGTCGTCTTCGGCCGGCCGACGCTGTCCCGGCCGGTCAGCCGGCTGCTGGCCCGTCCGGACGTCGAGGTGCTCGCCGCCCCCGGCCGCGGGGTCTGGGCCGACCGGCCGTTCCCCGTCGACGGCGCGGTCGACGCCCACACCCGACCCGAGGGGGCCGACGACCCCGCGTGGCTGGCCGCGTGGCAGGACGCCGACCGGTCGGTGTCGCGACAGCTCGACGCGCTCCTGGCGGCCGAGCGGGGCCTCACGCCGTACGAGGTCGCCGGGGCGGTGGGCCGCGCCGTACCGTCCGGCGGGCTGCTGTTCGTCGGCGCCTCCAGCCCGATCCGCGACCTGGACCTGATGCTGCGCGGGTACGCCGTCGGCGACCGCCGCAAGCTGGTCGCCAACCGCGGGCTGTCCGGCATCGACGGCGTCGTGTCCAGCGCGATCGGCGCCGCGCTGGGCCGCCCGCGCTCGACCCGCAGCATCGCGCTGATGGGCGACGTGACGTTCCTGCACGACAGCAACGGCCTGGTGCTCGGGCCCGACGAGCCGCGCCCCAACCTCACGATCGTGGTGGTCAACGACGACGGCGGCTCGATCTTCTCGATGCTCGAGCAGGGCGCCGAGGAGCACGCCGGGTCCTTCGAGCGACTCTTCGGCACCCCGCACGGCGTCGACCTCGCCGCCCTCTGCGCCGCCACCCGCACCCCGCACTGGCGCGTCGACTCCCTCCCCGAGCTCGAGCACGCCCTCGCCTCCCCGCACGGCGGGATCGAGGTCGTCGAGGCCGTCGTCCGCCGCCACGACCGCCGAGACCTCGACGCCCGGATCCGCGCCCTGCGCCCCTGACGCCCCCATGGACCGGCCGGGGCTGGCAGGGTGCGGGCATGAGCGAGCAGCAGGCGCCCCCGGGCGTGATCCCGTACGTCGAGTTCCACACCGGGGAGCGCCGGGTGCTGACCGTGCACCTCACCTCGGGCAACGGGATGCTCACCAGCAAGGTGCCGCCGGTGGTGAGCATCGACGGCAGGCAGTACGTCGTCTACTGGGGGTCGGTGTCCTTCGAGGTGCCGGCCGACCGCGCGGTGCACCTGAGCGTGCACGTCGAGGGCGCCCACCTCGGCCAGGCCGCAACCGCGCTGCTGCCTCCCGGCGGGGCGCTCGCGCTGACCTACCGCACCGACTACCTCTCGGGGGTCGGCTCGCTGGGCTGAGCCGCCTCCGCCCGCCTGGAAGGATGGCGCCGTGGACGTCGCCCTCCTGCTGTGCGGACTGGCCGTCGGGGTCCTGGTGGTCACCGCGGTCGCCGAACGGATCGACGTGCCCGCGCCGTTCCTGCTGATCGCCGTCGGCGTCGCGGCGTCGTACGCCCCGCAGGTCCCGCAGGTCTACCTCGACCACGACGTGGTGCTGCTCGGCCTGCTGCCCCCGCTCCTGTACGCCGCGGCGCAGCAGACCTCGCTGGTCGACTTCAACACCAACCGGCGGCCGATCCTGCTGCTGTCGATCGGCCTGGTGATCTTCACCGCGGTCGGGGTCGCGGTCGTGGTGCACTGGCTGCTGCCCGGTGTCTCGTGGGCCGTGGCGCTCGCGCTCGGCGCCGTGGTGGCCCCGCCCGACGCCGTCGCCGCGACCGCGATCGGCCGGCGGATCGGGCTGCCCCGGCGGATCGTGACGATCCTCGAGGGCGAGTCGCTGCTCAACGACGCCACCGCGCTCGTGCTGCTTCGCACGGCGCTCGCGGCTGCCGCCGGCACCGGCCTGGACGCCTGGGGCGTCTCGCTGGACTTCGTGGTCGCCGCGGGCGGCGGCGTCCTGGTCGGGGTGCTGTTCTACGTCGTGGTCGCCTGGGTGCGGCGGATGCTGGGCGACCCGGTGCTCGAGAGCGCGCTGTCGCTGGTCGTGCCGTTCGCGGCGTACCTCGCGGCCGAGGAGGTGCACGCGTCCGGCGTCCTGGCCGTCGTGGTCGCCGGCCTGCTGCTCGGTCACCGGGCGCCGGTGCTGCAGACCGCCCAGTCACGGATCGCCGAGCGGCTGAACTGGCGCACCGTCGCCTTCGTCCTCGAGAACGCCGTGTTCCTGCTGATCGGCCTGCAGGCCTGGTGGATCGTCGAGGGCGCCGCGGAGAGCGACCTCGGCGCCGGCCGGATCGCGGCGGTCTGCGCGGCGGTCCTCGCCGCGGTGGTGGTGCTCCGGATGATGTGGGTCTTCCCGGCGCGCTACCTGATCGTGCGGCCCGGCGCCGACCCCGACACGGGATCGGTGCCGCCGTGGACCTACACCTTCCTGCTCGGCTGGGCGGGGATGCGCGGGGTGGTCACGCTCGCGGCGGCGTTCGTGCTCCCCGAGGACACCGAGTACCGCGAGGTGCTGCTGCTGGCGGCGCTCACCGTCGTCGCCGGCACGCTGTTCCTGCAGGGCACCACGCTGCCGTGGCTCGCCCGCCGGCTCCAGGTGCCGTCGCCGGATCCCGCCGAGGACGCGCTCGCCCGCGCCACGCTGCTCCAGCAGGCGTCCAAGGCCGCGCTGCACGAGCTCGACCAGCTGGAGTACGACGACCGGCACGGCGCCGTGGACCTGATCCGGCAGCGCCTGGACCAGCGGAACTTCGCCGCCTGGGAGCGGCTCGCGACCGTCGAGGGCCAGGAGTCGCCCAGCGACCTGTACGCGCGGGTGCGGCTGGCGACGCTCGCCGCCGAGCGCCGCCGGGTGCTCGAGATCCGCTCGTCGGGATCGGTGCCCGCGGACGTGGTCGCCGACGTGCTGGCCATGCTCGACGTCGAGGAGTCGATGCTGGACGTCGCCGCCGAGGAGCGCCGCGAGCTGCGAGCGTCGGCCGGGACGCGGCGTACCGGGCTCACCTGCGCCGACCTCGAGCAGTACCCCGCGGTGGAGACCCCGGAGGACCCCGAGTGCCAGAGCTGCCTGGAGGAGGGCACGCACTGGGTGGCGCTGCGCCAGTGCCTGGCCTGCGGGCGGATCGGCTGCTGCGACTCCTCACCGGGCCGGCACGCCACCGCGCACTTCCACGAGACCAGCCACCCGGTGATGCAGTCCGCCGAGCCCGGCGAGGACTGGCGGTGGTGCTACGTGCACCACACCACGGGCTAGGAGGGTCGGAACCGGATCGGGAACGCCAGCGCGCCGGTGTTGCCGCTGACCGGCAGCCAGCGCCCGGGGCCGTCCGGGACGGCGTCCGGCATCCGGCGCGCGAGCAGCGGCAGCGCGACGGCCATGTCGGTGCGCGCCACGAAGTGCCCGAGGCAGTGGTGGACGCCGGCGCCGAAGCCGTGGTGCGGGGGCCGCTGCCGGGTGATGTCGAACGACGGGTCGGGCATCGCGGCCGGGTCGGTGCCGGCGGCGTGCGAGAGCACCTGCACGATCCCGCCCCGCGGGATCCGCAGCCCGTGCAGGTCGACGTCCTCGACCGCCTCGCGGGTCACCCAGGTGACGGTGGGGTTGACCCGCATCACCTCCTCGACGGCGTTCGCGCCGAGCTCGGGCCGCTCGGCGAGCAGCCGCCACTGGTCGGGGTGCCGCAGCAGCGTCTGCACCGCGAGCCCGAGCTGGTTGCGGGTGGTCTCCATGCCGGCGAAGGCGAGGAACACCAGCGCCACGCCGAGCTCGCGACGGGTCAGCTGCTCGCCGTCGACCGAGGCCCGCACGAGCGTGGTGACCAGGTCGTCGCGCGGGTGGGCGAGCCGGTCCGCGACGACCCCGTCGACGTACGCGTGCAGCCCGGCGATCGCCGCCTCGATGCGCGGCACCTGGTGGGCGACGTCGATCGAGAACGACGCGCCGAGGTCGTCGGCCCAGCGCGCCACCTGGCGCCAGTGGTCCTCGTCGAGGCCGAGGAGCACGCAGATGACCCGGGCGGCGTACGGCTCGGCGAACTCCTCGATCAGCTCCACCGACCCGCGCTCCGCGAACGCGTCGACGAGCTCGTCGGCGAGCGCCTGGAAGCGCGGCCGCATCGCCGCGATCGTGCGGCTGCGGAACGCCGGGACCATCAGCCGGCGGATCCGCGCGTGGTCGTCGCCCTCCAGGCTGAGCAGCGTCTCGGCCCACCAGTCGCTGAACAGCCCGGAGTGGATGCCGTTCTGCGCGGGCCAGCGCGCGTTGCCCTGCCGGAACCGGCGGTCGCGCAGCAGCGCCGACGCCTCGGCGTACCGGAGCACGGCCCAGCCCCAGGTCGTCTCGACGTACCAGGACTCCGCGCGGGCCGCGTGCACCGCGGGGGAGGTGACGTCGAAGGCGGGGTCGGAGAGGTCGAAGCGGGTGGTCACGGGGTGCCGGCCCGCACCATCCGCACGTGCAGGCCCTCGTCGAGCTCGTCCTCGGTCCCGTCGAGGCGGAACCCGTGGTGCTCGTAGAACGAGATGGCCCGGTCGTTGCCGGCGAGCACCCACAGGTACGCCGCCCGGTCGCCGACGGCCGCGCGGAACAGCGTGGAGCCGATCCCCCTGCCCCACCAGGACGCGCGGACGTAGAGCGCCTTGAGCTCCAGCACCACGTCGCCGGACAGCACCAGGTCGTTGTCGAGCCCCGGCCCAGCGGAGGCGAGCCCGACGAGCTCGTCGGCCGCGGTTGCCAGCAGGGTGGTGACCTCGGGGTCGGCGAGCAGCTCGCGCCACCGTTCCACCCGCTCCTGGACCCGGTCGCGCCGGTCGTCGAGGATCTGCTGCGGCATCAGCCCCGTGTAGGCGTCGTCCCACACGTCGAGGTGGAGGTGCGCCAGCGCCTCGGCGTCCTCGGGCGTCGCGGCACGGACCACTAGGTCCTCGGGGAGGCCATCGCGGGGTGCGGTCACCCGAGCATCGTAGGAGGCCCGCTCCGCCCGCGGATTACGGTGAGTGCATGCGGATCACCAAGTTCGGACACGCCTGCGTGCGCCTGGAGCACGCCGGGACCACGATCGTCCTCGACCCGGGGATGTTCACCGACCGGGAGGCGCTGGACGGCGCCGACGCGGTGCTGATCACCCACGAGCACCCCGACCACTACCTGCCCGACCACCTGCTCGCCGTCGACGTCCCCGTCTTCACCATCGACGCCGTCGCGCAGCGGATCCGCGAGGACGCCCCCGCCGTCGCCGAGCGGACGACGGTGGTCGCGCCCGGCGAGGAGCTCGACCTCGGCCTCCCGGTGCGGGTCGTGGGCGAGCTGCACGCGGTGATCCACCCCGAGCTGCCGCGCTTCCACAACAGCGGGTACGTCCTCACCGCGGGGGACGCCAGGGTCTACCACCCCGGCGACGCGCTGACCGCGCCCGGCGAGGACGTCGACGTGCTGCTGCTCCCGGTCTCCGGGCCGTGGCTGAAGGTCTCGGAGACCATCGACTTCGCGCGCGAGGTCGGCGCCCGCCGCAACCTCGCCATCCACGACCGGGTCCACTCCGAGGCCGGGCTCGGGATCGTCGACGGCCACCTCAGCCGGTTCCTGGCCCCGCAGGGCCTCGAGTACGTCCGGATCGCGGACGGGGAGGACCTCTGAGATGCCGATCTTCTGCGCCACCTACGCCTACGACCCCGCGGCCACCGAGACCCTCGACGCGGTCCGTCCCGCCCACCGCGACTGGCTCGCCGAGCAGCCCGCCCTGCTGGCCAGCGGCCCCACCGACGACGGCGGCGCGGTGCTGGTCTGGGAGGGCGGCTCCGCGGCCGAGGTCGAGGGTGTCCTCGACCAGGACCCGTTCCACGCCGCCGGCGTCATCGCCGAGCGCCGCGTGGTCGGCTGGCAGATCGTCCGCGGTCGCTGGCTCGACGTGCTCGACCTGGGCTGAGCCACCGCCCGCCCAGCTGTAACGCGGTGTTCGCCGCTGTCCTGCGGTGCTGCAGCACCGCGGAACAGTCGTGGACACCGCGTGACAAGTGCGCGCGGCGCGGAGCGGCCAGCCGCGCGGCTACGGCGCGAGCGCGTCGCGGACCGGGACGAACTTCGCCTGCGCCTCGGCCAGCTCGGCCTCGGGGTCGGAGTCGGCGACGATCCCGCAGCCGGCGTACAGGCGGACGGTGGCGTCCTCGATGGCCGCCGAGCGCAGCGCGATGCCCCACTCGCCGTCGCCGGAGGCGTCCATCCAGCCGACCGGGCCGGCGTACCGGCCGCGGTCCATGCCCTCGATCTCCTCGATCAGCGCGACCGCGACCGGGGTCGGGGTGCCGCCGACGGCCGCCGAGGGGTGCAGCGCCTCGGCCAGCTGCAGCGAGGAGACGGTCGCGGCGTCGTGGACGACGCCGTTCACGTCGGTGGCGAGGTGCATGACGTTCGGGAGGTGCAGCACGAACGGCGCCTCGGGGACGTTCATCGACGAGCAGTGCGGCTCGAGGGAGTCGGCGACCGAGCGGACGGCGTACTCGTGCTCCTCGAGGTCCTTGGAGGACCGGGCGAGGGTCGCGGCGAGGGCCAGGTCGCGCTCGTCGTCGCCGGTACGGCGGATGGTGCCGGCCAGCACCCGGGAGGTGACCAGGCCGCGCTCGCGGCGGACCAGCATCTCCGGCGTCGCGCCGAACATCCCGTCGACGTGGAAGGTCCAGCACATCGGGTAGGTCTCGGTGAGCCGGCGCAGCGGCCACCGGACGTCGATCGGCGCCGAGGCGGTGGCGATCAGGTCGCGGGCCAGCACGACCTTCTCGAGGTCGCCGGCCTCGATGCGGGCGACGGCGTCGGCGACGACACTCATCCACTCCTCGCCGTTGACCGCCCCGTCGGCGAACCGGATGCCGACCGGGGCGGGCGCCGGCTCCTGCAGGGCCAGGTCGGGTGCGGGGTCGAGCGCGTCGGTGCCGACGGTGGTCAGCCAGGCGGTGCCGCCGCGGCGCCCGACGACGATCGAGGGCACCACCAGCACGGAGTCGCCGGGCTCGTCGGCGAAGGCGAAGGAGCCGAACGAGACCAGCCCGGTGCCGGGCTCCTGCACCTCGTCGCGGACGTCGGCGCGGGCGACGGTCTCGCTCCACCACTTCGCGGCGTCGGCGAACCGGGTCGGTCCGCTGGTGCGGACCTCGGTGGCCACGCCCCACCCGACCAGGCCCTCGCCGCGGCGCAGCCAGGTCACCGGCCGGTCGGCGGGCAGCAGGTCGAGGAGCGAGTCGGCGACGGCCGGGTCGAGCGGCACGGTCCGGGCGACGATCCCGGCAGCGGGCGGGTCGGCCGGCGGCTGTCCCCCGGAGCTGATCCTCGACGTCACGGGCCGAGCGTACCCAGCGAGAGGAGCACCCCGTGCGCGCTCCTCGGCGGTCGTGGGTAACGTCACGGGCGTGCAGAAGACCCCCACCGCCCAGCGCATCGTCGGCCTCACCCTCGGCGCCATCGTCCTCGGACTGCTCGTCGTCCTCGCCGTCGTGCTGCCCAAGGCACAGGGCGACACCGGCTCGGCCGACCTCCCCGAGACCCTCCCCGTCGGCTGGACCGCCGCCGACGCGCTCGACCCCGACGACGTCCCGGAGGCCGCCGGCGCGGACGCCGAGGAGCTGGTGGAGCGCCAGGTCGACCAGCGCAAGTACGTCGAGGACACCTACGCCGAGGTGTACGACGAGGCGCCGGCGTTCCGCGTGTACACCGACGAGGAGCTCCGGCAGGTCGCGCTGGTCACCGTCTTCGAGACCGGCCCCGGCTCGTTCGCCCCGCCCCAGGGGCTCGTCGACCCCGAGGTCGCCGGGCTCGAGCGGGCCCCCGTCGAGCTGGTGCGCGAGGGCGACGCGCTCTGCGCCGTGAGCTACCAGGCCGTGGCCGCCGGCGAGGACAGCGGCGAGCCGCAGACCATCACCTGCCAGCAGCCCTCCGGGTCCCGCACCGTCCAGCTCACCACCCAGGGCGTCTCCGTCGACGACACCTTCACCCTCCTCGACGAGATCTCGACCGAGCTCGCCTGACCCTGCCTGTGGAGAACTCCGCCGAGTCGGCGCACAGGTGCGCCGACTCGGCGAGGTTCTCCACAGCTGCGGGGGGTCAGGACCAGGAGACGACCACTGTGTCGCCGACCTGCACCTGCTCGTAGAGCCAGGCGATGCCGTCGTGGTCGCGGATGTTGACGCAGCCGTGGGAGGCGCCGGCGTACCCGACCGCGGCGAAGTCCGGGCTGTAGTGCACGGCCTGGCCGCCGTCGAAGAACATCGCGTACGGCATCGCGGAGCCGTAGAGGCTCGAGACGTGGTCCCGGCTCTTGCGGTAGACGCTGAAGACGCCCTCGCGGGTCGGGGTGCCGGTGGCGCCGAACCGCGTGTCCAGGGTCTGCAGCACCTCGCCGTCGACGACCCAGCGCAGCGTGCTCGTGGTCTTGTCGATGCAGAGCACACGGCCGGTCCGGCACCGCTCGTCGAGCGCGCCGGGCGCGTTGGCAGCCTCGGCCGTGCCGAGCAGCTCGGCGCGGGTCGGCTCGGTGGTCATCGCGTGCAGCCGGCCCAGCGTGCGACGGTCGACCTCGCCGGTCACCGGGATCCCCCGCTTGGCCTGGAAGCCGCGTACGGCGGCCGCGGTCAGGTCGCCGTAGAACCCGGTCGGGTCGCCCTCGAACCAGTCGATCTGCGCCAGCCGGGCCTGCAGCCCGCGCACCTCCGGGCTCTGGTCGCCGGGTCCCAGCAGCCGCGGACCCGGCCGCGGCTCCGGCCGCGGCTCCGCGGGCGGTGCCGGGACCCGGGTGGGTGCCGGGGGACGGTCGGCGCGTTCGGCCACGACGGGGACGGCGCGGTCGTCGTGCCTGCTCGCCCAGCCGGCGCCGTACGCCGCGGTCGAGAGCAGGACCGAGATCGTGACGACGAGCACCAGTCGGCGTACGAGCGACATGACGGGTTCCTTCGTCCGGTGGTGGGAGGTGACACGAGGGAGACGCCCGCCCGGGGTGCTTGGTTGCATCCGCCGCGCGGGTTCCTCGGCCCCGGCCCTAGCCTGTGTCCGTGGCCCGCGCAGACCTGGACAAGCAGCCGACCGACGTACGCCGGATGTTCGACGCGGTCGCGCAGCGGTACGACCTGACCAACGACGTGCTCTCGCTCGGCCAGGACCGGCAGTGGCGCCGGGCCGTGATCGACGCGGTCGACCCGCAGCCGGGGGAGCGGGTGCTCGACCTCGCCGCGGGCACGGGCACCTCGAGCCAGCCGTTCGCCGACCGGGGCGCCAGCGTCGTGCCCTGCGACTTCTCGCTGGGGATGCTCACCGTCGGCAAGCGGGCCCGCCCGC contains:
- a CDS encoding YciI family protein, whose translation is MPIFCATYAYDPAATETLDAVRPAHRDWLAEQPALLASGPTDDGGAVLVWEGGSAAEVEGVLDQDPFHAAGVIAERRVVGWQIVRGRWLDVLDLG
- a CDS encoding cytochrome P450; protein product: MTTRFDLSDPAFDVTSPAVHAARAESWYVETTWGWAVLRYAEASALLRDRRFRQGNARWPAQNGIHSGLFSDWWAETLLSLEGDDHARIRRLMVPAFRSRTIAAMRPRFQALADELVDAFAERGSVELIEEFAEPYAARVICVLLGLDEDHWRQVARWADDLGASFSIDVAHQVPRIEAAIAGLHAYVDGVVADRLAHPRDDLVTTLVRASVDGEQLTRRELGVALVFLAFAGMETTRNQLGLAVQTLLRHPDQWRLLAERPELGANAVEEVMRVNPTVTWVTREAVEDVDLHGLRIPRGGIVQVLSHAAGTDPAAMPDPSFDITRQRPPHHGFGAGVHHCLGHFVARTDMAVALPLLARRMPDAVPDGPGRWLPVSGNTGALAFPIRFRPS
- a CDS encoding isochorismate synthase, which gives rise to MTSRISSGGQPPADPPAAGIVARTVPLDPAVADSLLDLLPADRPVTWLRRGEGLVGWGVATEVRTSGPTRFADAAKWWSETVARADVRDEVQEPGTGLVSFGSFAFADEPGDSVLVVPSIVVGRRGGTAWLTTVGTDALDPAPDLALQEPAPAPVGIRFADGAVNGEEWMSVVADAVARIEAGDLEKVVLARDLIATASAPIDVRWPLRRLTETYPMCWTFHVDGMFGATPEMLVRRERGLVTSRVLAGTIRRTGDDERDLALAATLARSSKDLEEHEYAVRSVADSLEPHCSSMNVPEAPFVLHLPNVMHLATDVNGVVHDAATVSSLQLAEALHPSAAVGGTPTPVAVALIEEIEGMDRGRYAGPVGWMDASGDGEWGIALRSAAIEDATVRLYAGCGIVADSDPEAELAEAQAKFVPVRDALAP
- a CDS encoding MBL fold metallo-hydrolase — its product is MRITKFGHACVRLEHAGTTIVLDPGMFTDREALDGADAVLITHEHPDHYLPDHLLAVDVPVFTIDAVAQRIREDAPAVAERTTVVAPGEELDLGLPVRVVGELHAVIHPELPRFHNSGYVLTAGDARVYHPGDALTAPGEDVDVLLLPVSGPWLKVSETIDFAREVGARRNLAIHDRVHSEAGLGIVDGHLSRFLAPQGLEYVRIADGEDL
- a CDS encoding thiamine pyrophosphate-binding protein, translated to MTEPSPSASPSTALARSVVRALLDGGVSEVVVSPGSRNAPLSFAVHDAEAAGLVRLHTRVDERSAGFLALGLSKVGARAAVVCTSGTAVANLHPAVLEAAHAGVPLVVVTADRPTRLHGTSANQTTEQVGVFGPLVATLDLDAPGPVPLADEGPTHLNVRLDDPLVPTDRWLP
- a CDS encoding GNAT family N-acetyltransferase, which codes for MTAPRDGLPEDLVVRAATPEDAEALAHLHLDVWDDAYTGLMPQQILDDRRDRVQERVERWRELLADPEVTTLLATAADELVGLASAGPGLDNDLVLSGDVVLELKALYVRASWWGRGIGSTLFRAAVGDRAAYLWVLAGNDRAISFYEHHGFRLDGTEDELDEGLHVRMVRAGTP
- a CDS encoding L,D-transpeptidase family protein; this translates as MSLVRRLVLVVTISVLLSTAAYGAGWASRHDDRAVPVVAERADRPPAPTRVPAPPAEPRPEPRPGPRLLGPGDQSPEVRGLQARLAQIDWFEGDPTGFYGDLTAAAVRGFQAKRGIPVTGEVDRRTLGRLHAMTTEPTRAELLGTAEAANAPGALDERCRTGRVLCIDKTTSTLRWVVDGEVLQTLDTRFGATGTPTREGVFSVYRKSRDHVSSLYGSAMPYAMFFDGGQAVHYSPDFAAVGYAGASHGCVNIRDHDGIAWLYEQVQVGDTVVVSWS
- a CDS encoding thiamine pyrophosphate-dependent enzyme codes for the protein MSAPALPVIPLGPRTVVVAGDDAGPPPRVLAQDADWPLLAEPTSGSRTGTHALRCYRLLLDGELGAQVERVVVFGRPTLSRPVSRLLARPDVEVLAAPGRGVWADRPFPVDGAVDAHTRPEGADDPAWLAAWQDADRSVSRQLDALLAAERGLTPYEVAGAVGRAVPSGGLLFVGASSPIRDLDLMLRGYAVGDRRKLVANRGLSGIDGVVSSAIGAALGRPRSTRSIALMGDVTFLHDSNGLVLGPDEPRPNLTIVVVNDDGGSIFSMLEQGAEEHAGSFERLFGTPHGVDLAALCAATRTPHWRVDSLPELEHALASPHGGIEVVEAVVRRHDRRDLDARIRALRP
- a CDS encoding Na+/H+ antiporter, with amino-acid sequence MDVALLLCGLAVGVLVVTAVAERIDVPAPFLLIAVGVAASYAPQVPQVYLDHDVVLLGLLPPLLYAAAQQTSLVDFNTNRRPILLLSIGLVIFTAVGVAVVVHWLLPGVSWAVALALGAVVAPPDAVAATAIGRRIGLPRRIVTILEGESLLNDATALVLLRTALAAAAGTGLDAWGVSLDFVVAAGGGVLVGVLFYVVVAWVRRMLGDPVLESALSLVVPFAAYLAAEEVHASGVLAVVVAGLLLGHRAPVLQTAQSRIAERLNWRTVAFVLENAVFLLIGLQAWWIVEGAAESDLGAGRIAAVCAAVLAAVVVLRMMWVFPARYLIVRPGADPDTGSVPPWTYTFLLGWAGMRGVVTLAAAFVLPEDTEYREVLLLAALTVVAGTLFLQGTTLPWLARRLQVPSPDPAEDALARATLLQQASKAALHELDQLEYDDRHGAVDLIRQRLDQRNFAAWERLATVEGQESPSDLYARVRLATLAAERRRVLEIRSSGSVPADVVADVLAMLDVEESMLDVAAEERRELRASAGTRRTGLTCADLEQYPAVETPEDPECQSCLEEGTHWVALRQCLACGRIGCCDSSPGRHATAHFHETSHPVMQSAEPGEDWRWCYVHHTTG